Proteins encoded together in one Quercus lobata isolate SW786 chromosome 3, ValleyOak3.0 Primary Assembly, whole genome shotgun sequence window:
- the LOC115982031 gene encoding uncharacterized protein LOC115982031 produces the protein MADIHINTEESPTQTPLLIPIQNNNHNHQVPQQEQNEETQLDQTLKKLETFLTLLGFNQSSWLCIALSWIAFLLIGVVLPVVVLEQSKCSGCELYQIKNFELDIVASQACLAAVSLLCLSHNLRKYGIRRFLFVDRFNGKMAQLHDDYVKQIWGSLRLLIFWALPCIILKIVREVIRILYVPHESRWLSVAILLALILSWTYVSLISLSASVLFHLVCNLQVIHFNDYGKLLERESDVFVYIEEHIRLRYYLSKISHRFRIYLLLEFLVVTASQFLTLLQTTGYSGTITLINGGDFAVSTIVQVVGIILCLHAATKISHRAQAITSLASRWHALVTCGPADSSQHRVSNNVGNMEPENFLNYIDINYSESDLESLDYVAIPTNSQLASYMSSYHKREAFVMYLQTNPGGITIFGWTVDRALLNTIFFIELSLVTWVLGKTIVLTSSK, from the exons ATGGCTGATATTCATATAAACACAGAGGAGTCTCCTACTCAGACCCCACTTCTTATTCCAATTCAAAACAATAACCACAATCACCAAGTACCGCAACAAGAACAAAACGAAGAGACCCAGTTGGaccaaacacttaaaaagtTGGAAACTTTTCTCACTTTACTTGGTTTCAACCAGTCTTCTTGGTTGTGCATAGCTCTGTCTTGGATTGCCTTCTTGCTTATCGGTGTGGTACTCCCAGTTGTGGTGTTGGAGCAATCAAAATGCTCTGGCTGTGAGTTGTATCAGATTAAGAATTTCGAGCTAGACATTGTTGCCTCACAGGCTTGCCTCGCTGCTGTTTCTTTGCTCTGCCTTTCACACAATCTCCGCAAGTATGGGATCAGGAGGTTCCTCTTTGTTGACAGGTTTAATGGTAAAATGGCACAGCTTCATGACGATTATGTTAAACAGATTTGG gGTTCTTTAAGGTTGCTCATTTTTTGGGCACTACCATGTATCATCCTGAAGATTGTACGTGAAGTCATCCGCATTTTATATGTACCCCATGAGTCAAGGTGGCTATCAGTTGCTATTTTATTGGCTTTGATTTTATCTTGGACTTATGTGAGTTTGATCTCTCTATCAGCGAGCGTATTGTTTCACTTGGTCTGTAATCTGCAAGTTATCCACTTTAATGATTATGGGAAGCTTTTGGAAAGAGAATCTGATGTCTTCGTATATATTGAGGAACACATTCGTCTGCGGTATTATCTCTCTAAGATAAGCCATAGATTCCGAATCTATCTTCTTCTAGAATTCTTGGTTGTCACAGCAAGCCAATTTCTGACCCTACTGCAGACCACGGGATATAGTGGAACAATTACTTTAATAAATGGTGGTGATTTTGCA GTGTCCACTATTGTTCAGGTCGTTGGGATTATTCTTTGCTTGCATGCAGCCACAAAAATTTCCCATAGAGCTCAAGCCATTACATCACTTGCAAGTAGATGGCATGCTTTAGTGACATGCGGTCCAGCAGATTCATCCCAACATAGAGTTTCAAATAATGTTGGGAACATGGAgcctgaaaattttttgaactaCATAGATATAAATTACTCTGAAAGTGATTTGGAGTCATTGGATTATGTTGCAATTCCCACTAATTCTCAGTTGGCCTCTTATATGTCCTCATATCACAAGAGAGAAGCCTTTG TAATGTATTTGCAGACCAATCCAGGAGGGATTACAATATTTGGATGGACAGTTGATAGGGCTCTTCTCAACACAATCTTTTTCAT